ACAGAATTTTGTATGACATCCCAAGCAACACGCTGACgttgtgattgacagcactTTAGCGCACTGAGCGAGGggcagatgcattgtgggtaacgaGGCCTACTCTCTGACAGGAGGTCACTGATGTCGAGCTCCAGGGATGGAATGATCTTGTCGAACAGCTTGAACTTCTTGCCGAAGCGCGGCATCTGCAGGATGAGGCAGGAGGGGATCTGCAGGGAGGAACAGGAGAACTGCGATGTCACAATGCTCAAGGTAAGGGTCACAAAGAGGAACAGGAGAACTGCGATGTCACAATGCTCAAGGTAAGGGTCACAAAGAGGAACAGGAGAACTGCGATGTCACAATGCTCAAGGTAAGGGTCACAAAGAGGAACAGgagaactgtgatgtcacaatgctcagGGTAAGGGTCACAAAGAGGAACAGgagaactgtgatgtcacaatgctcagGGTAAGGGTCACAAAGAGGAACAGgagaactgtgatgtcacaatgctcaaGGTAAGGGTCACaaagaggagcaggagaactgtgatgtcacaatgcacaGGGTAAAGGTCACTGAGGGAAAAAGgagaactgtgatgtcacagggtcACTATGAGGAACGGGAGAAACTGGTGTCACAGTAGTCTAGTAACAGTCACTAAGAGAACAAACTGTCATGTCATAATGCTTAGAAATTGTGGACCTCACATCTCAACCCAAAACATTAATTGTATTCAATTTGAAtcaatgtaaataaaaagacacacacacacacacacacagcctcacctCGGCCAGTGTGAGCCCGGACCAGTGGAGAGAGTGCTCCAGCAGCTGCTGAACGGTTGGCAGAATGAGTGAGTGTTTCTGATCCAGGAAAATCTGGTAACAGTAGTTCTCCTGCACCTTGTCCCCTGCTGACCTGCTACATAGAGATCCATACAAATATAACTCACACACGCGCTGGCCTGCCACATAATGACCCATACACATGTAACTCGCACACCTCATCATGCCACATGGAGATCCATATACATCAACAGCACTACATCTTTGTCACTCAAttactcagacagacagacagaaacgtAATCTTACAGTTTAAGAAGTGGCTCCAAACACAGAATTCGCTGCATAACAAGGGTCAGGAATTCTTCTGGATCTGTGCACAGAGAAAATTGCAATTAAACAGCGCGGACTAACATAACACTGTGTAAAACAATACTCATTCATAACCCTGTCACTATTTAACAGTACTCATTCATAACcccgtttttatttttcagagaaacattttttccccccctcccatttcctGGAGGTTTTTGTCGGGGGTTGGCCGCTGCGTCGCAGATCTGCCCTCTGCAGGCAGGACAGCGGTACTGCAGATGAAGAGCGCGCGTCCTCCCGCTCTGCCCTGGCGCTCGTAGTGTGCAGTCCACACCGTAGCGCTCTCTGCGCCGGGCCCTCTGCAGTTACTATGGCGTTTAGCGGACGCTCTTCTGCAGAGTGACCCACCGAGTGGCACCCCGCCAGCGGGGAGCATTCAGCCCCGGCAGCGCCAGTCATTAACCTCGGGGTGCCGTGAAAAGAGTAAGCGCACAGGCAGCGAGGAGTCCTCCGTGCGTTTGGGTTTCAGTTCCGTTAATTACTCCGTATGTTTTAGTACTCTGCCTGTCATACTGCTCTTTGAGCGTTTGGAAGtaagccagttttttttatttattttatttttttactaatcCACAGCTACAACTAAACATCATGCATCTATACATTAGCCAATGTAtttacaatgcattacatttcaaaatttagcagatgctaaCGTTATAACAACCCAGAGCTGAGCTGACCCAACGTTCCTAACGTTAGAACAACCCAGCACCCCCTCTCCAGAGCTGAGCTGACCCAATGTTCCTAAAGTTAGAACAacccagcaccccctccccagagcTGAGCTGACCCAACGTTCCTAACGTTAGAACAACCCAGCACCCCCTCCCAAGAGCTGAGCTGACCCAACGTTCTGTTGCGGCACTGTTGGGCTGCTGCGTGTGGGGTCGTCATGGTGACGGTGCGGTACCTTTCTCCTCCGTAGTGAAGGTGTGGTCGCTGTGGCCCCCATCCTGCAGCTGCCTGCGCAGTTTCATCACGTTTTCACTAGGAACAAATCCCTTactgcacacgcgcacacacacacgcacacacacacgtacacacacgcatgcacacacacgtacacgcacacgtacacacacacacacgcacacacacgtacacacacgcacacgtacacacacacgtacacaaacacacacacgcacacgtacacacacacgtacacgcgcatgcacacacgcgtagacacacacacacacacgcaacacacagaAAAAGTGTTATCACTTTGAGATGTTTTAGTCTCATCAGTATGGCTGTGATTTTGTCCTGGCTTCAGAGCAgggaaatatgtttaattactGTCCTCAGGACAGACATGTTTTAGTCCTCAATCAGGGaggaaaaatgattttatattcATGGTCTCAGGGTAGATGCATTTTATTCTTGGTCTTAGGACAGATGTGTtttagttctggttctggggcAGATGTGTTTTAGTCCCGGCTCTGGGGCAGATGTGTTTTAATCCTGGCTCTGGGGCAGATGAGTTTTAGTCCTGGTTCTGGGGCAGATGTGTTTTAGTCCCGGGTCTGGGGCAGATGTGTTTTAGTCCCGGGTCTGGGGCAGATGAGACTGACCTGCGCAGGGGGTTGACTatctgctgcagcagggtggtCTGAACAGCAGCGTCCTGCTGGTGTGTGGACATGAAGAGCAGGGAGTCCAacgtggaggagcaggagaaaagGCTACAGAGaggagacacagcacacagcgtTTTGGGGGTTGAGAGTTCAAATCCCAGCTGAGTCGGTGACAATGTAACCTTCAGAACAACGAATGTCCATCTGTACTCATTAATTAAAGATCCTCAAGCACAAGgtatggtatttttatttttgtaaatctgcaatttgaaatactgtatgttgcatgccaaacacgcacacacacgcacacccatatatgtatgcatttaaatttaacatACTTAACTATATGCAGTTTTTAGCTGATAAAAACACGCTTAACTTGTAAAATACAAcggaatttaaaatgaatatgaaaaaaccCCTTGATCCCAAGTTTACTTAAGTGCACTCATTGGGATGGTCTTGCAGGTCTatcacacagagctctgtgtgggcAGTGTGTCAGAGACAAGGGGAGTGGTCCTGACCTGAAGAGGGCGGAGTCCATGTAGCAGGAGTTACAGTGGCCCTGGATCCCCCTCATCCTGCCCACCAGCACCTGCAGTACCTGCTCAGAGCTGAGGGGGGCGACACTGCCAGACACTGTGGAATCCAGCACTCCGTTTCTCTctgaaaagcacacacacacaaacacacacacatatgcacacccccacccccccccccccccccccacacacacacacacacacacacacacacacaaacacacagccttttTAAGTCATCTCATTTATCTGACACAAGTCCACCATCATATCAACACCGTACTGAATGTTTGGTTATAAGATGCAAGGAGAGAGCATGCACGATGGGCCCAGGCTCTGGACCCATGTGTTTGCTGGACATGTGCATGGACATTGGCTCTGTACCCATGTGCTGGACATGCGTATGGACATTGGCTCTGTACCCATGTGTTTGTTGGACATGTGCATGGACATTGGCTCTGTACCCATGTGTTTGCTGGACATACGCATGGACATTGGCTCTGTACCCATGTGCTGGACATGCGTATGGACATTGGCTCTGTACCCATGTGTTTGTTGGACATGTGCATGGACATTGGCTCTGTACCCATGTGTTTGCTGGACATACGCATGGACATTGGCTCTGTACCCATGTGCTGGACATGCGTATGGACACTGGCTCTGTACCCATGTGTTTGTTGGACATGTGCATGGACATTGGCTCTGTGCCCATGTGCTGGACATGCGTATGGACATTGGCTCTGTACCTATGTGTTTGTTGGACATGTGCATGGACATTGGCTCTGTACCCATGTGCTGGACATGCGTATGGACATTGGCTCTGTACCCATGTGTTTGTTGGACATGCTCCTGGACAGCGCCCCCTCTCTGTGGCTGGGGGTATGGAAGCGGGAGTCCGGACGGCAGGAGTCTCGCTTCATAAACAACCCCCTTTTGGGCAGACAGGTGAACATACGCTGACCAGAGAACGTCCCGTCAGTCACTCCACTGGGCTCCTcctacaaagagagagagggggggggggtaattgaaagcaatggagttctagaacacagacttagaattttgaaaaaacattccaaaaaaaaaaaaaaaaaaaaatagtcttcAGTGGATTAAAACACACTGGCATTGGCCATAGAGAAATGACAGGAGGGGAGAACTCGAAACAGATTCCGCGATAGACagagcagggggcagcactgagcCCACGCACCAGCTCCAGGCCCAATATGGTTCCCTCCTGTCCCGGCAGCTTGCCGATCCAGCGCACCGTCCCGTACACTGTCCTGCCTTGGCTGAGGTCCACCTCCACCACAGAGTTCAGGCCGAGGACGTCAGAGGACCTCTCGATGTCTCTCGCCATTCCCGCTGAGGGGTCGGTCGTGTCCGGCTGTGTCTTCACGCTGGGACCTGCTGTAACACCCCAGCCACATGAAACCGTACTCAttaatgagggagggaggagagccaACCAGTaccaaaaaaacaccacacacagagcgaCTCTAGGCTAGGGAAGGGCAGTTCCAGCCTTGGGggggccggtgtgtgtgcaggtttttgtttcttccCAATGCCCTGGCTACATGTGTTAACTGGCTGGACACACCAACTCGTAGTCGTAGATTAGGACAGTCAAATTTTCCATATAACCATATGAAAATATGGAGGGTACTCTATATCCGGAGAGACTCTGGTATCTCCGCCTTGAAAAAGAGACAGTAGGCTGCCGGGCAAAGGCCAGAGATCGGACTGCGCCACctagggaaggagagagacactGCGCTTCACACCTGGCGAGAGAAGTTCCTCTCTAATGACAGCTTCCAGAGGTATCCTCACGAAGTCCGCACTGTCATTCTTATCGTTCAAGTCCTGTAGGGAAAAAAACCAGTGTACACTCAGTCACACTGATCcgttacacatacaaacattacCCACTGAGGCATTAAACAACTACGCTTGGCTAAACTGGACCTCCTGCATCCAGTGTCACTGGATGCACATCAGTCATTcaggaaatgtattatttgcacGTGTCCCATTAGAAgatcatatttttcatatttcgcACTCCGTCACCAAATCAGCACTAACCGGTGATATGACGACGACATTGCCTTCCAGTGCCAGGACCATGCCATTACGGCTGCTGTCGTCATTCAAAAAGAAGGTCACTCTGTCTCCGAGGACCAGGGTCCCCGCAGGGTCCTGCAGGGGTTTTGGGGACTCCTGGGGTTTTGGGTCCCTGGGTCGGACAATGGTGAAGGGGGCAAAAATGCCGCAGTTCTTACTGCAGGTGAAGTGTCTCTCACTGCCAAACTTCCCATCACACAATCCTTTTCCTTTATCGTTCCCCTGtagaaaaagaaatatgaacaaccatctttaaaataatctaccagaaaacaataaaaagggtaaataaaatatctgtaatatgagcagtgatgtcactgaggaTCTCACAAACAAGTCTACGTGCAAGATTTCAGTTGAGGGTTCGGttcaattagaaaaaaatctcacatgtacacacacacacacacaatctcacctGCAATTCGATCCCAAAAAAGGTTCCTGTTATGGGGTCAGAGTATTTTGTGCGTGTAATCCCCCCGATGTAGCGGACCACCCCCTGACACCACTCCTCGTTCACCTTCACTGCCACCTGGCTGCTTTGTCTAAGGGTGGGGGCCAAGtccagcccctctctctcccaaaaGGCAGCAAGCCTCTCCTTGTCACTTTCCAGGGCATACAAGAATTCTGCCTCCTGCTTTGTTAGTTGCTTGATTTCTTTGAACTGTACAGACGTCTCCTGATGGCCCAGAGCCTTGACTCTCAAAATATATGAAGagtcactcttttttttaaagtactgaTCTTTCTCCGTGTAGCATATTCGGCCGGATCTGTAGCCATCCTCAATAATAAAATACGTGTAATTTTCACTGGGCTCCATATCCTTCTCCAACAGTCGAGTTCCccacctgcggggggggggggggggggcgagagacaAAACAGGAGATGAGTTATCTCTGGGCCTAAATATACACAGCTTTACAACAGATCAGCGCATCGCTCCAGCATGTCTGGATGCGTCTTTTCCCATCTTCCCTGTCATTAATACGCGATTGCCATACGAGGTATAACGGGGGAAATTCGCCCAGGTCATAATCCTATACAAAAACCCCACTGCATCAGGAGTCTCATCAGGGCCACACTGTCTActggtttttgtgattatttatttactttttgtgaTCAGGCCTCTAAAAACAAGCCATGCAGACTCTTTAGGCAATCAATGACTAAAATGAAGGGTTTAAGCACAAGAACTCctaaaaaaccagcagatacaGCGGCACTCCAGGATTTTATATTGAGATCCCAGTACTACAGCGTTACAGCAGTCATTTAAATTTCTctcttaaaaattaaattgacaCATTAATAACTTAGTAATTTGCAATGTCCTCTTGCGAACAAAACTTCACAAACCGTAGTTCGTGACCATCCAGCCAGCGATTTGCTCCTTTCAAATGTAACATCgtaatgttttcatgtttcccAGTAAATGAAGTAAGgcggaaaaaaacatttgaacttCTAACTTACATAAGCAAATACCTGGTTTACTTTGACTGGTCACAACACTTCCGTCTACGGttgcaaacaaaaatggaagaaaGCATAAACGAAACAGCCGAGGAACTTGATATAGTTGATAGACTACGTTTTTCGGCAACGGACTGTAAACAGCCAACTACAAGATAACGTTAAACGTACTAAATATTGGGAGCAAACGACTCAGTCATCGTGCTCATTTTTTTTATCGACAGCAATCGACATGGCGTGGTTTCAAATGTCAAATCGGCTGTCACTTAACACATACCAGTTACAGGCATGAATGTCGAAAGACGTAACATTCAGATCTGTTCGCAATTATTCCAGAGGTGGGTACATACGTGTAGCTATTTTAGCAGGTGTTTCTTCTTCTGTTCTTCTCAATAAACTGGCTTGTTAGCTACTTCCTTCTTGCTGCAGTCAACTACCTTAGCACAGAAACAGTGGGGGAATTGGTGTGATGTCACGGTCATCGTCTTGTTCCTCTAAACCAGTTTCAATTAATCAGACTCGCCTCTTCAGACAGCTTTCGTTTTCCGGGCTATGTTTGCTACGAAGCCAGCTAAGTTAGTTAGcaaaacacatttgttaaaCTTTCAGTTTCAGTTATAAAGACAAAGAGTAACGAAATGCCTCGAATGCCAAAGATAACAGTTATCGACAGATTTAAATGTTTGTTACCTTATCGCAGGAAGCAGTAATGTCTTTAAAATGGAAACGtctctgaaattgaaatttgcGCATACGATTTAGCTACCTAGCCCTGTTCTGATCATATTGTTCCTGTCGCCAGCCAAACATGCACATGTCATTGCGCCCACTTTTACAGCGACTCAAACTCCCAGCCAGGCACAGCGAGTCGTTGACTCTGATTGGATGTAGAGTGTATACGTCATCAATAAACGTTCGGCAGGACGACTCGTTTTGATGAcgaatgttttgttttagaaaTGGAGGACCGAGAAGCGCTGAAGAGGCAGATAGAATTGTTACAAAGTAAGTTTGTGGCGTTGCTAGAAAATGAGCTGCAATttaaacagtatttatttattctattagGTACAAGGTAATTCATTAATATCAGGTACCTGCGGCACTTTTGGTTTTAGTGTCAAAAGTCAAAAGTAGCTGACTAATAGTCTAGTTACCAAAAAGACCGCTGGCTGACGTTGGGTATGCAATGCCCTAACGTTAGTTTAGCTATCGGTGTCATAAGCTAGTAATAAGCTAACCACTATACTGTATGGCTGTAAGGAAAAAGCAGTTTTGTAAAAAGATTAGGACCACCAATTTGTTATGCGGCACTGAGGATTTGTCTACATCCACTGTGATATGTGACGTTTCAGCTTTTAAATATTCCAATTTTGTAAGCGAGCTTATATGTGTAActaactgtgtttttttccctcccccgtGCTCTCAAAGTTATTCAGTCAGTATTTTTTCGGTAATACGTCCTTAGAATCACAGGCTTGAGGCGTAGCATACCTGTAGCTATATTTAACTGGCTCAAAAATTAGTAACGTTATATGACGTTGAATGGCATCAATAGTACATCAAACACAGATCTGTCACATAGTGCAGCT
This is a stretch of genomic DNA from Anguilla rostrata isolate EN2019 chromosome 4, ASM1855537v3, whole genome shotgun sequence. It encodes these proteins:
- the cyldl gene encoding ubiquitin carboxyl-terminal hydrolase CYLD isoform X2; its protein translation is MEPSENYTYFIIEDGYRSGRICYTEKDQYFKKKSDSSYILRVKALGHQETSVQFKEIKQLTKQEAEFLYALESDKERLAAFWEREGLDLAPTLRQSSQVAVKVNEEWCQGVVRYIGGITRTKYSDPITGTFFGIELQGNDKGKGLCDGKFGSERHFTCSKNCGIFAPFTIVRPRDPKPQESPKPLQDPAGTLVLGDRVTFFLNDDSSRNGMVLALEGNVVVISPDLNDKNDSADFVRIPLEAVIREELLSPAGPSVKTQPDTTDPSAGMARDIERSSDVLGLNSVVEVDLSQGRTVYGTVRWIGKLPGQEGTILGLELEEPSGVTDGTFSGQRMFTCLPKRGLFMKRDSCRPDSRFHTPSHREGALSRSMSNKHMERNGVLDSTVSGSVAPLSSEQVLQVLVGRMRGIQGHCNSCYMDSALFSLFSCSSTLDSLLFMSTHQQDAAVQTTLLQQIVNPLRSKGFVPSENVMKLRRQLQDGGHSDHTFTTEEKDPEEFLTLVMQRILCLEPLLKLSAGDKVQENYCYQIFLDQKHSLILPTVQQLLEHSLHWSGLTLAEIPSCLILQMPRFGKKFKLFDKIIPSLELDISDLLSESPRECVLCGQLAGLECTDCFTDPTFGRTGFKQFCRTCSAQVHSHPQRKLHRPSDLRLPEGYPPSGARQWGPPREKLQLFAVLCIETSHYVSFVRYGPRPGDWLFFDSMADRVGDQDGYNIPQVQLCPEVERYLQMSPAELATQVPREMEGVAKRLFCDAYMYLYQSPSMALYR
- the cyldl gene encoding ubiquitin carboxyl-terminal hydrolase CYLD isoform X3, giving the protein MEPSENYTYFIIEDGYRSGRICYTEKDQYFKKKSDSSYILRVKALGHQETSVQFKEIKQLTKQEAEFLYALESDKERLAAFWEREGLDLAPTLRQSSQVAVKVNEEWCQGVVRYIGGITRTKYSDPITGTFFGIELQGNDKGKGLCDGKFGSERHFTCSKNCGIFAPFTIVRPRDPKPQESPKPLQDPAGTLVLGDRVTFFLNDDSSRNGMVLALEGNVVVISPDLNDKNDSADFVRIPLEAVIREELLSPAGPSVKTQPDTTDPSAGMARDIERSSDVLGLNSVVEVDLSQGRTVYGTVRWIGKLPGQEGTILGLELEEPSGVTDGTFSGQRMFTCLPKRGLFMKRDSCRPDSRFHTPSHREGALSRSMSNKHMERNGVLDSTVSGSVAPLSSEQVLQVLVGRMRGIQGHCNSCYMDSALFSLFSCSSTLDSLLFMSTHQQDAAVQTTLLQQIVNPLRSKGFVPSENVMKLRRQLQDGGHSDHTFTTEEKDPEEFLTLVMQRILCLEPLLKLRSAGDKVQENYCYQIFLDQKHSLILPTVQQLLEHSLHWSGLTLAEIPSCLILQMPRFGKKFKLFDKIIPSLELDISDLLSESPRECVLCGQLAGLECTDCFTDPTFGRTGFKQFCRTCSAQVHSHPQRKLHRPSDLRLPEGYPPSGARQWGPPREKLQLFAVLCIETSHYVSFVRYGPRPGDWLFFDSMADRVGDQDGYNIPQVQLCPEVERYLQMSPAELATQVPREMEGVAKRLFCDAYMYLYQSPSMALYR
- the cyldl gene encoding ubiquitin carboxyl-terminal hydrolase CYLD isoform X1 gives rise to the protein MEPSENYTYFIIEDGYRSGRICYTEKDQYFKKKSDSSYILRVKALGHQETSVQFKEIKQLTKQEAEFLYALESDKERLAAFWEREGLDLAPTLRQSSQVAVKVNEEWCQGVVRYIGGITRTKYSDPITGTFFGIELQGNDKGKGLCDGKFGSERHFTCSKNCGIFAPFTIVRPRDPKPQESPKPLQDPAGTLVLGDRVTFFLNDDSSRNGMVLALEGNVVVISPDLNDKNDSADFVRIPLEAVIREELLSPGPSVKTQPDTTDPSAGMARDIERSSDVLGLNSVVEVDLSQGRTVYGTVRWIGKLPGQEGTILGLELEEPSGVTDGTFSGQRMFTCLPKRGLFMKRDSCRPDSRFHTPSHREGALSRSMSNKHMERNGVLDSTVSGSVAPLSSEQVLQVLVGRMRGIQGHCNSCYMDSALFSLFSCSSTLDSLLFMSTHQQDAAVQTTLLQQIVNPLRSKGFVPSENVMKLRRQLQDGGHSDHTFTTEEKDPEEFLTLVMQRILCLEPLLKLRSAGDKVQENYCYQIFLDQKHSLILPTVQQLLEHSLHWSGLTLAEIPSCLILQMPRFGKKFKLFDKIIPSLELDISDLLSESPRECVLCGQLAGLECTDCFTDPTFGRTGFKQFCRTCSAQVHSHPQRKLHRPSDLRLPEGYPPSGARQWGPPREKLQLFAVLCIETSHYVSFVRYGPRPGDWLFFDSMADRVGDQDGYNIPQVQLCPEVERYLQMSPAELATQVPREMEGVAKRLFCDAYMYLYQSPSMALYR